The Amycolatopsis coloradensis sequence CTCTCGTTCCGATCGTGCTGGAGGACAGTGCCCATCTCATGACCGAGGAGGCCGCGCACGCCAACAAGTACGGCTGGTCGAAGCACCGGCCGGCCTTGCCTCTTTACGACGCGGGTGACGCGCGGAAAGCGATCGGTCTTCTCGAAGAGCTCGAGTACGGCGTCGAGACGACGGTCGGCAAGGACATGACGCTGCGTTTCGGGCAAGCCGGTCACATCCTCGGCTCCGCCTGGGCACAGCTGCGGTCCGATGGGCGCGAGGTCGTGTTCAGCGGCGATCTCGGCCGTCCGGCACACAGTCTCCTGCGCCCGCCATCGCCGCGGCCTCCCTGCGACGCGCTGGTACTCGAATCGACCTACGGCTCCCGGGTCCACCACGACACCGACGCCATGGACCAGCTCGGCGAAGTCATCAGGCGGACGGCCAGACGCGGCGGCAGTGTCCTCATCCCGGCGTTCGCCGTCGACAGGACCGAAGTGGTACTGGCCGCGCTCGCGAAGTTGATGCGGTCGCACACGATCCCCGACCTGCCGGTTTACGTGGACAGCCCGATGGCCTTGGCGGCGCTGCGGGTGTATCGCGAGGCATTCCGTGACCATTGGCCGGAGATCCGGCCCGAACTCGCCGGGCACGATCCGCTGACTCCGCGTTCGCTGACGGAACTGCGAACGGTGGAAGAATCCATGCGGGTCAACGCTCCGAGGATGCCTTCGATCATCATCTCCGCGTCGGGGATGGCGAGCGGAGGCCGGGTACTGCATCACCTCGAACACATGCTGCCTGATCACCGGCACACCGTGCTGATAGTCGGCTACGCCGCCCCTGGCACCCGCGCGCGCAGCCTCGCGAACGGAGCGAGGCAGATCAAGATCCATGGCCGCTACACCACGGTCCGCGCCGACGTGG is a genomic window containing:
- a CDS encoding MBL fold metallo-hydrolase; the encoded protein is MTIALTFHGGAGTVTGSKYLLETPRSRVLVDCGLFQGLADLRRRNWAPLPRALTDIDAVVITHAHLDHCGYLPVLVRSGWRGPVYATPGTAALVPIVLEDSAHLMTEEAAHANKYGWSKHRPALPLYDAGDARKAIGLLEELEYGVETTVGKDMTLRFGQAGHILGSAWAQLRSDGREVVFSGDLGRPAHSLLRPPSPRPPCDALVLESTYGSRVHHDTDAMDQLGEVIRRTARRGGSVLIPAFAVDRTEVVLAALAKLMRSHTIPDLPVYVDSPMALAALRVYREAFRDHWPEIRPELAGHDPLTPRSLTELRTVEESMRVNAPRMPSIIISASGMASGGRVLHHLEHMLPDHRHTVLIVGYAAPGTRARSLANGARQIKIHGRYTTVRADVAQLDAFSAHADADELVRWATAGAPPKSTYLVHGEPEASAAVAERLHTEHDWQAVVPRDRERVLI